The sequence below is a genomic window from Candidatus Margulisiibacteriota bacterium.
GCCTCTTTTCTCGATAAGCCCCCCCTGGGGATCTGGCTCCTCGCCTGGCCGATGAAACTTTTCGGGGTCAGCGAACTGACTGTTCATATTCCCAACGTTCTTTATTTTGCCCTGCTCCTGGCGGTGATCTACTTGTCAGTCCAGAGAATTAATGGCCGGCGGCTCGCCCTTTTATCGATAGTTATCGCCGGGACCAGCCTGGGGCTGGTCGTTTATTCACGGGCGCCAAAGCTTGATATCCTGCTCCCTCTCTTTGTCACCCTTGCCCATTTCGCCATTTACGATTTCATAAAGAACGATCGCCAAAAGTCCCTCTATCTCTTTGTCGCCGCTCTGGCGGGCGGTTTTCTCGTAAAGTCTGGCTTTGGCCTGCTTCTCCCCGGATTAACCGTCATCTTCTTGTTCATTTTTAATAAAGAAGCGAGAAGCAGGTTTTTACACCTTCTTTTCTCTTACCGCTTACTGCTTAGCGCTTTCCTCCTTCTCCTGCTGGTCGGCAGCGTCCTTGGCCTGCAAGCCCTCTCCCTCGGCGACCAATGGCTTCCATATTTAAAAAGCATTACTATCCAGAGCAAATACAATACCAGCTATCTTGGTTTCGGCTTTTACACATCGATTATCGGTTATTTGCTGATCGTCATCTTCCCCTGGGCACCACTCGCCATGACCGCGATAAGATTGCCAAACATTTTCAAACAAAGGGCCAAGACTTCAGTCTCGGGTATTGGTCTCAACCTCAACCGCTTTTGCAACCTATGGCTCTGGTCAAATTTTCTTTTTTTATTGTTTTTCTACAGGCAGAGCGACCTGCGCACTTTTACTGTTTTTATTCCCCCGCTCGCCATATTAGCGGCGGTCAAAGTTGTTTCTTTGCAATGGCAAGCAGCACGGAAACCGGCGGCTAAACGTCGCGGTTTCCGGATTGAGCTACTCTGGAATTTATTTTTCTGGCTTCTTTTCTCGATCGGATTCATTATGTTATTAAACAAACCGTATAACGGCGATGGGATCTACATTGGCGATGCCTTAATGCCTATCGCCTTTTTTATCGTCGCGGTAAGCTGGCTCTTCTTTTATCTGTTCAAGCCAACCTGGAATAAACTAGTGGTTTTCAGCG
It includes:
- a CDS encoding glycosyltransferase family 39 protein — protein: MNLRLSLGLCLALFILASFATLPRNPLQNDDASLYALAAKNAVVHNQWLAQYISPGDPASFLDKPPLGIWLLAWPMKLFGVSELTVHIPNVLYFALLLAVIYLSVQRINGRRLALLSIVIAGTSLGLVVYSRAPKLDILLPLFVTLAHFAIYDFIKNDRQKSLYLFVAALAGGFLVKSGFGLLLPGLTVIFLFIFNKEARSRFLHLLFSYRLLLSAFLLLLLVGSVLGLQALSLGDQWLPYLKSITIQSKYNTSYLGFGFYTSIIGYLLIVIFPWAPLAMTAIRLPNIFKQRAKTSVSGIGLNLNRFCNLWLWSNFLFLLFFYRQSDLRTFTVFIPPLAILAAVKVVSLQWQAARKPAAKRRGFRIELLWNLFFWLLFSIGFIMLLNKPYNGDGIYIGDALMPIAFFIVAVSWLFFYLFKPTWNKLVVFSALTMLAYGALFYVSLPLVNSFNPDVAWPKKINEYTCRGYAFVIYRPPDRQLFYSPDLFYVDFMAGPADLYFWDKTQLKDFLSTERAVVLSDTKSWEKVRLRGKVLAKDNYSNLIVIDQKGK